The Flavobacterium johnsoniae UW101 genomic interval CAGAATTTTTCGGCAGAACTAATTCATGAAACCGCTTTGGCAAGTTTAAACAATGAATTTGCAGCTGTTGTAACAACTGATTTTGTAAAACAAAATATCAAATAAAAACAAAGAAAATAAAAGAATTAAAAGCCTTAATCGTTCTTTACGGCTTTTAATTCTTTTGTTATTTTTAAAATTTTCTCGGCAAGATTGCTCATCCAGATTAACTGCTCAATAACCATTGAAGCTTCCTGCATTTTTGCCTGACGAGTTTCTTTATCCAATTCATCATCTGTTGCCAGACGAGTGAAGTTTTTGCGTTTTAGTTCCTCAAACTGTAAAGTCACATCTTCTTTGTCAAAAAAAGTATCCGTAATTATAGTTTCATTTCTTAAAATAGAAATAGAGTTATCTAAATTAGATAAAATGGTTTTTATAATATAATTGAATGAATCTGAAGCAGATGTTGTTTGATGTGACTGAATATAAGTTGATAAAGACGCTAATGCAGACAAAAGCGAATGATTTAAAACTACCAGTTTATTTACCAAAGGCATTGTTTTTTGCTTAGATTTTGGCTCCTGCATCATACGCTGAAAAGAAGTCATTAAATTTCCAATTTCAACAAAAGCATTTTTTCTGGCTAATCGGTATGAAGTTGGAATTTCTCCTTTTTTATTATAAAAATCAGCAATTTCTTTAAGGTAATTTCGATTTGCCCTGATTGCATTTTCGATATGAATAGGCGTGTTTATAAACTCCCAGGCAGGCCATAAAAACTGATTGGCTATAAATGCCAAAGTCGCTCCGGTAAGCGTATCTAAAATTCTAAACTGAATAACTTCTACAACATTTGGAGTTAAAATACCATAGATAAATACAACATACATAGTTACAAATGTTGCACTTATTTTATAGTTAATTTGAGTAAAAGAAATACCTAAAAGCATGCATACAATTGAAAAAATACTTAATGCAACATGATTTTGAATTATGGACACAATTCCAAAGGCTAATAATCCGCCTAGAATAGTCCCAAACATACGATTATAAGATCGTTCTTTGGTTAATCCGTAACCAGGGCGCATAATTACTACAATGGTTAGTAAAATCCAATAAACGTTTTGAAGATCCAGCATTTCTCCAATAAATAAACCAATTAAAATCGTAATGGTTAATCGCAGAGAATGCCTGAAAATAGACGAAGAGTAACTTAAATTTTCAGTAAGTGTTCTTAAAGGGTAGTATTGAGGTGTTAAGAATTTTTCTAACTCCTTATCTTTATCTTTCAATTTATAAGACTGCATTGCCAGTGATAACGCACGCTGAATAATTTTAATTTTTCCAACCTGATTTTTGGCATATTTCAGCATATTGGTCAGCATTAAAACGCCTTCTGCAGCTTCTTCTTTTCCTAATGTTTTTTCATAATCAAAAATGGCAAATTCTAAAGCATCTAATTCATTTTTAAGATCGTCTTTGTCAACATAAACCGCAATATGATGTACATTTTTAGAAAGCTTTTTAAGTGTTGAAGCCAGTTTGTAAGCTACATTTTGATACGTACGAAGAACTTCAGGATGTTTAGCAAATTTTTCATGAAGTTTACTATGATCGAATGATGTATATAATGCAAGTTCCTGAATTTCAACCAAAGTAATAAAAACCAAAAGCATTTTTCGGTTTTGGCTTGTTGTTCCAGATGCATTTTGATTTCCTATAAGCATTTTACGCAAATCTTCATGAATCAAATTCAAATCGACTTGTATGGCAAGCTGTTTTTCAATTATTTTTTCGCGATTCGCTTCTGGACTCCATAAATCTCCTCTTAGTTTTAAATATTTTGCCGTCAGCTTTATACCTTCTGCAATTTGCAATTCTACATATTTATAGGGCTGTACAAAATGAAAAACAAGTGAAACTATCAGATATAAAATTCCTCCAATAAAAATAAACCCAGAATATTGAAAAGCTTCCCAGCCTTCGTGCAAATGTCCAAACGATAACGAAATAGACAATAAGGCAGAAAACGAAACCAGTGTGGCACGCTGTCCATAAACTGAAATCATCGAACATAAAAACAATAAAAATCCTAAAAAAGGATAAAATAAAAAAGGAAAAGGATAAGCAAGATTTACTAATAAATTTACACCCGATACGATAAACGATGCAACGATTAATCCTTTAATTTTGTGGCTTAAAGAACTTGGGATATCACTGGGATAAGTATAAAAAGCACCCAGTGCAATAGTAAAACCTATTTCGAAATGGCCTAAAAAATTCAAAATTAAAACGGGCACAACTGAAGCAATTGTTACTTTTGAAGCGTTTAAAAAAGAAGTACTGTTTGTAAATTTTGAGATGCGGTCAAACATATAATGAGGTTTACTAGCAAAGTTAAGAATTGTACGAAATATTTTGGCATAATTATAGCTGAGTTTTCCAAAGCATATAAAAAATATGTTATAATGTGCGTTTACAACTATTGGTTGACTATTTTTTACTATTTTTGCCAGCTGAATTATGAGAACCGATTTTTAAGGTTTTCGTTAGAAAAACATTAAATAAAAACAAATGATTTTACCAATTGTAGGATATGGTGATCCTGTTTTAAGAAAAGTAGGTACGGCAATTACGCCAGATTATCCTAACTTAAAAGAGACAATAGCAAACATGTATGAAACCATGTATAATGCTTACGGAGTTGGACTTGCTGCACCGCAGGTAGGTTTGCCAATACGTATATTTGTTATCGATACAACACCTTTTAGTGATGACGAGGATTTGCCGGCAGATGAACAAAAGGATTTAAAAGGTTTTAAAAGAACTTTTATCAATGCTAAAATTGTTAAAGAAGAAGGTGAGGAGTGGAGTTTTAACGAAGGATGTTTAAGTATTCCGGATGTTCGTGAAGATGTTTACAGAAAACCAACTGTTACAATTGAATACTGCGAAGAAGATTTTGTAATGAAAACAGAAGTTTTTGACGGTTTAATTGCAAGAGTAATTCAACACGAATACGACCACATCGAAGGAGTTTTATTTACAGATAAAATATCTTCTTTGAAAAAGCGTTTGATTCAAAAGAAATTGAAAAATATCACAGAAGGCAAAACGTTTCAGGAATACAGAATGAAATTTGCAGCCGCTAAAAAAGGCAGATAATGTTCTAAAAAAAGAACATCAAAAAAATACTAGAAATTCTTAATACTAATTTTAATAAACATGAATTTAGACAAAATTTTAGCCATTTCTGGGAAACCAGGTTTATATGTATTGAAAGTGCAGACTCGTACAGGTTTTGTGGCAGAATCATTATTAGATGGAAAAAAAATCACAGTAAACTTAAAAAGTAACGTAAGTTTATTATCTGAAATTTCAATTTATACATACGAAGGTGAAAAACCATTGACTGAAGTAATGCAAAAAATTGCAGTAAAAGAAAACAAAGGTCAGGCTATTTCTCATAAGGAAGATAATGCAACTTTAAGTGCTTACTTCAAAGAAATTTTGCCAGAATATGATGAAGAAAGAGTTTATCCTTCAGATATTAAAAAAGTATTAAACTGGTACAATACACTTCAGGCTAAAGGTTTAGTAACAGATTTAGCTCCGGCTGCTGCTGAAACTCCGGAAGAAGCTCCTGCTGCTGAAGAAAAACCAAAAAAAGCGCCAGCTGCTAAAAAAGCAAAAGCTAAAAAAGAAGAATAGCAGTTTACTGCATTCAAAATATATTAATCCTGTTAAGATGTTTTCTTGACAGGATTTTTTACTTTTACATATTCGGTTACAATATCAAAAATACTTCAAAAATGAGCAGAGAACTTCAATTAAAAGCCTTCGAAAGATTATTAATTATAATGGATGAACTTCGTGAGCAGTGTCCGTGGGATAAAAAACAGACTTTGCAGACACTAAGGCATTTAACTATTGAAGAAACCTATGAATTGGGCGATGCTATTTTGGATAATGATTTAAACGAAGTTAAAAAAGAACTTGGCGATTTACTGCTACATATCGTGTTTTATGCAAAAATAGGTTCAGAAACCAATGATTTTGATATTGCCGATGTCTGCAATGAAATCTGCGATAAATTAATTCATCGTCATCCGCATATTTACAGCGATACTGTTGTAAAAGATGAAGAAGAAGTAAAACAAAACTGGGAAAAACTAAAATTGAAAGAAGGTAAAAAATCAGTTTTAGAAGGTGTTCCGAGAAGTTTACCCGCATTAGTAAAAGCAAGCCGAATTCAGGATAAAGTAAAAGGCGTTGGTTTTGACTGGGAAGAACCGCATCAGGTTTGGGATAAAGTTCAGGAAGAGCTGGAAGAATTACAAGTTGAAGTTCAGACTGGAGATCAGGATAAAATTGAAGCTGAATTTGGAGATGTTTTATTCTCGATGATTAATTATGCCCGATTTTTAAATGTTAATCCGGAAGATGCTTTAGAACGCACCAATAAAAAATTCATTAAGCGTTTTCAATATTTAGAAAGCAAAGCTTCAGAATTAGGAAAACCTTTAATGGATATGACTCTGGCCGAAATGGATGTTTTTTGGAATGAAGCGAAAAAGCAATAAAACTATTCTGCCAGTTTTTTTAAGGCTTTTACGTTTTTCAGCATAATTTTTTTACCAACTAATTCAATCAATTCCAATTTATTAAAATCAGATAGTAATCGAATACAGCTTTCAGTTGCAGTACCAATTATTCCGGCAAGTTCTTCTCTGGTAAGCTGTACTTTAAGGGTTTTATCTGGATTTTCACCAAAATCATCATGAAGCTGCAGTAAGGTTTCAGCCAGACGCTGTTTTACCGTTTTTTGAACTAAAGCGATTTTGTCATTATCAGATTCCTTCAAATCTTCGCATACAGACTGCATCAGGTTCAAAGAAAATTGATTGTTGTTATTAAAGAAATGAATAATTTCAGATTTCGGAATAAAACAAACTTCCATATCAGCAATTGCTTTTGCAGATAAATTGGCTGGTTCATTGCTAATCATAGAACGCTGGCCTAAAAGTTCACCAGATTTTACAAGTTTTACAATCTGGTCTTTTCCGTTGGCGCTTAATTTAGATAGTTTTCCAACTCCGTCCTTAACACAAAAAACGCCGTTGGTAACTTCACCTTCTTCAAAAATAGCCTCACCTTTTTTAATAGTGTAAGTCGTTTTACTGCTGGCAAGTTTTACAACTTCATCTTTATTAAGAGCCTTTAATGAAGAAAGCTGTCTAACGATACATTGATCACATTTACTCATAGCAATTAAAAAAAGTTTGATGCAAAATTAACCAATATTGGGCTTTCTTGGTAATTTTATTGTCTAAAAAATACATAAAAAAGTGATTATCGCTGTTTGAGCGTTTTAATTTGCTAAATTAGAATTTTGAATTCATTGTAACATGATAAATATCATAGTTATAATTACTGCTTTTTTGGAATATTTGTCGAATTAAAAAAACAAATTATGAGTGAGCAGAGTTGTTTTCATTGCGGGCTTGAAATTCCTAAAGATGAAGAGATCAATTTTGATGAAAAAACATTTTGTTGTACAGGCTGTAAAACAGTTTACGAAATTTTTAGTCTAAATGATTTAACCTGTTATTATGATTTCGAAAAATCTCCTGGCGCAACTCCGCAGGATATTAAAGGCAAATATGATTTTTTAGACAACGAATCTATTCTTGCAAAAGTTTTAGAGTTTCAGGAATCAAATACTTCAATAGTTTCTTTAAATATCCCTCACATTCACTGCAGTTCATGTATCTGGATTCTGGAAAACTTAAACAGATTAAATTCAGGTATAAGCAGTTCTCAGGTTAATTTTCCGGAAAAAAGAGTTAGAATCACTTTTAATTCAGAAATCGTATCACTGAAAGAAATTGCCTATTTATTGAGTTCAATTGGTTATGAACCTTATATAAGCTTAGAAAACTACGAAACAGGAAAAACAAAAGTAGACAGAAGTTTAACTTATAAACTGGGAGTTGCCTTTTTCTGCTTTGGAAATATTATGCTGCTTTCTTTTCCGGAATATTTCGAAATGAAAGAATTTTGGTTAGATAGCTACAAACCGTTTTTTAGACTCTTGATTTTTGTTTTGGCTCTGCCAAGCTTCTTTTATTCAGCGAGTGGTTATTACGTTTCGGCCTATAAAAGTATCAAAAGCGGTATGCTTAACATTGATATTCCAATTGCATTAGGAATCATTGTAATGTTTATACGAAGTACTTATGATATGCTAATGGACCACGGACCGGGATTTTTTGACAGTCTTGCCAGTTTGGTTTTCTTTATGCTGCTTGGGAAAATGTTTCAAATTAAAACCTACAGTTTTTTAAGTTTTGAAAGAGATTTTAAATCCTATTTTCCTATTGCTGTTACCCGAATTAATTCAGATGCATCTGAAGAAAGTGTGCCAATTTACGATGTTTTAAAAGGAAACAGACTCTTAATTAGAAATCAGGAGCTAATTCCTGTTGATGGTATTTTAATTAGTGAAAAAGCTGAGATCGATTATAGTTTTGTAACGGGAGAAGCAGTTCCAATTACAAAAAAATCGGGAGATAAAGTTTTTGCCGGCGGAAAACAAATTGGAAAAGTGATAGAAATGGAAGTTTTACATTCTGTTTCTCAAAGTTACTTAACACAGTTATGGAGCAATGAAGTTTTTCAGAAAAAAGTGCAGCAAAAGCATAAAACAATTACAGATGCAATAAGCCGTTATTTTACGCCAATTTTATTATTAATTGCATTTGCAGGATTTGGTTATTGGATATTTATTGATGCCAATACAGCTTTTAATGTTTTTACGGCAGTTTTAATTGTTGCATGCCCTTGTGCATTGGCTTTAACAGCTCCGTTTACTTTTGGAAACATTCTCAGAATAATGGGAAAACAAAAGATGTATCTAAAAAATGCTTTGGTTATAGAGCAATTGGATAAAGTTGATACCATCGTTTTTGATAAAACAGGAACTATTACAACCAATAAAAAATCGAATATCATATACGAAGGAACAAATATTTCTGACGATAATTATTTGTTGATTAAAAATGTTCTCCGAGGATCTAATCATCCGTTAAGCAGAATGTTGTATGACTTTTTGCCTGAAAACAAACGAATTAAAATTGATGATTTCCAGGAAATTACCGGAAAAGGTATTCTGGCAGTCGTAGAAGGTAAAGAAATAAAAATAGGGTCTTCATCATTTGTAGAAAGTCCTGTTGCAGAGGTATCTGAGATAGAACGAACAGCGCTTCATATCAAAATAGATAATCTTTATCTGGGAAAATTCGTTTTTCAAAACCAATATCGCGAAGGGTTAGAAAAATTATTTGCAACACTCAGCAAAGAGTACAACATCAAAGTCCTTTCTGGAGATAATGATGGAGAAAGAAATACTCTTGAAGAAATCCTGCCAAACAATACAGAATTGGTTTTTAATCAAAAACCAGAACAGAAATTAGAATTTATCAAAGGACTTCAATCGCAAGGCAAAAACGTTATGATGGTTGGAGATGGTCTAAACGATGCTGGAGCTTTAGCGCAAAGTAACGTTGGTATTTCAGTTTCTGAGAATGTAAATGTATTTTCTCCGGCCTGCGATGCGATCTTAGATGCAGGTGTATTTTCAAAATTGAATTACTTTTTAAAACTGTCTCATAAGTCAATTTTAATAATTAAAATGAGCTTTACTTTATCGCTGCTTTATAATGTAGTAGGATTGGCATTTGCAGTCACCGGAAATCTAAATCCGCTCGTTGCTGCAATCATAATGCCGCTTAGTACAATTACCATTGTAAGCTTCGTTACTATTATGTCTAACTATTTCAGCAAGAGTAATTTAGATTAGATTTAAATAATTCAAAGAATATTTTTTTTAATTTTAGTATTCTTCTCCGACTATGATAATTATCATATTTTAAACGCCAATCACCTAGTAATTTTGTTAATATAAATTTATGGTATGAGTGTTATTTATCTATTAATTTCAGTAAGTATTTTCGTAGCAGTTTGTTTCTTTATTGCTTTCATTATTGCTGTAAAATCCGGTCAGTACGATGACGATTATACGCCCTCGGTCAGAATTCTTTTTGATGACGAGACAAAAATTACTTCCCAAAATAATAATTCACCAATCGAAGAAAAACAAGTATAAATTATGGAAATGGAACAGTTTTATTACGACAACAAAATTGTAAAAAAATTCATTTACGCCACCATTCTTTTTGGAGTCGTGGGTATGTTAGTGGGACTGACCTTAGCGGTTATGTACCTTTTTCCCAATATCACAGACGGGATCTCATGGCTTAGTTACGGTCGTTTAAGACCTTTGCACACTAATGCTGTTATTTTTGCCTTTGTTGGGAATGCTTTCTTTGCAGGTATGTATTACTCAATGCAAAGATTGCTGAAAGCCAGAATGTTCAGTGACTTTTTAAGTAATCTGCACTTTTGGGGATGGCAGTTAATTATTGTTGCTGCCGCAATTACATTACCATTAGGATATACTTCTTCAAAAGAGTATGCAGAGCTTGAATGGCCTATTGATATTGCTATAGCGTTAATTTGGGTAGTAATGGGAATTAATATGATAGGTACAATGCTTCGAAGAAGAGAGCGCCACCTGTATGTAGCAATTTGGTTTTACCTTGCTACGTTTGTTACGGTTGCTGTACTGCATATTTTTAACAACATCGAAATTCCGGTTTCAGCATTAAAAAGTTATTCAGTTTATGCAGGTGTTCAGGATGCTTTAGTGCAATGGTGGTACGGACACAATGCAGTTGCGTTTTTCTTAACAACACCATTTTTAGGATTGATGTATTATTTTGTTCCTAAAATTGCAAACCGTCCTATTTACTCTTACAGATTATCAATTATTCACTTCTGGTCTTTAATTTTTATCTATATCTGGGCAGGACCTCACCACTTATTATATTCAGCTTTACCAAACTGGGCTCAAAACTTAGGAGTTGCGTTTTCAGTAATGCTTATCGCTCCATCTTGGGGAGGTATGATCAACGGACTTTTAACATTAAGAGGTGCATGGGATAAAGTTCGTGAAGAACCGGTTTTAAAATTCTTCGTAGTAGCAATTACAGGTTACGGAATGGCGACTTTTGAAGGGCCGATGTTATCTCTTAAAAATGTAAATGCTATTGCGCACTATACTGACTGGATCGTAGCGCACGTACACGTAGGTGCTTTAGCTTGGAACGGATTTATGTCATTTGCAATTATTTACTGGTTGATTCCAAGAATGACAAAAACAACTTTGTTCTCTAAGAAACTGGCAAACTTCCATTTCTGGATTGGTACTCTGGGTATTATTGTCTATACAATTCCTTTATATGTTGCCGGATTCCAACAAGCTTCGATGTGGAAACAATTTAATCCAGACGGAACTTTAACTTACGGAAACTTCCTAGAGACAGTTACAGCGATTATGCCAATGTATTGGATGAGAGCTATTGGAGGTAGTTTGTACTTAATAGGAATGCTGACATTAGTTTATAACATCATCATGACAGTTAGAGCTGGTGAGCCAGTTGAAGACGAATTAGCTCAGGCTCCGGCTTTACAAAAAATAAGCAGCAACAGATTGAGCGGAGAAAAATTCCACTCATGGTTAGAAAGAAAACCAATTCAGTTAACTATTCTGGCTACTATTGCCATTTTAATAGGAGGTATTATTCAAATTGTACCAACCATTATGGTAAAATCAAATATTCCAACTATTTCGAGTGTAAAACCATATACACCGTTAGAACTTGAAGGACGTGATTTATATATCAGAGAAGGTTGTGTAGGATGTCACTCTCAGTCAGTTCGTCCGTTTAGAAGTGAAGTTGAACGTTACGGAGTACAGTCAAAAGCTGGAGAGTTTGTTTACGACCATCCATTCTTATGGGGATCAAAACGTACAGGGCCAGATTTATTAAGAGTAGGTGGTAAGTACAACGATAACTGGCACTTTAACCACATGTGGAATCCTCAAAGTACATCGGCAGGATCTATTATGCCAGGATACAAATGGTTATTTGATAACAAACCGCTTGATATTTCATTGACACAAAAGAAAATGAATGCCATGATTTCACTAGGAGTTCCTTATTCAGCACAAGATGTTGAAAATGCACAAAGAACATTAAGAGAACAGGCAGTTAAGATTGAGAAAAGCTTAGAAAGTGATCCTGACTTTGTGAAAAGCTACGAAGACAGCAAGAAAAAAGCAGCTGCAAAAGGAGAAAAATTCATTCCGATGAATGAAAGAGAAATTGTCGCTTTGATTGCTTATATACAAAGACTTGGTACTGATATTAAAGTAAAAGAAACTAAATAACAGCATTATGTTTGAACAAATAAAACACAATATGGAAACGATATCGGGTGTAGAAATTTACCCGATACTTTCCCTCTTGATTTTCTTCTTCTTTTTCGTAGGATTAGGCATTTGGGTGTTTTCTTATGGAAAAGATAAAATTCAGGAAATGAGTAATATACCTTTAGAAGAAGGACAAGTTATAATCTCAAAAGATAGATAAAAAATGAAAAAGTTTTTCCCAGTATATGTTAGAGTACCGTTGATTTTCTTCATCGTATTTGCTTTGATGGAATATTTTATAGATTCAGGCGATAAGCCCGCTTTTATTAAATATCCAATGGTATCTGTCTTTTTATTTGTTTTCTTATTCATTTTGATTGCAATCGAAGTTACACTTAGTGCTGTAAACAGAGTGATGTATCAATTAATGTCTCCGGAAGAAAAAGCAAAATTAGAATACGAAAATAGTTTAAGCTTAAAAGAAAGCACTTGGTTCAAAGAATTAATGCACAAGCTTACTAAGACAGAACCAATGTCTAAAGAAGCTGACTTATTAATGGATCATGATTATGACGGAATTAAAGAGCTAGACAACAATTTGCCGCCTTGGTGGGTGTATTTATTCTATATCTGTATCATTTTTGGAGTAATCTACGTAGTTCGTTACGATGTATTAGGAGCTGACGATCAGGAAATGGAGCTTAAGAAAGAAATGGCTCAGGCAAAAATTGATGTTGAAGAATACCTGAAAACTGCACCGGATTTAATGGATGAAAAAACAGTTGTTTTACTTACAGATGAACCAAGCCTTGCGGCAGGAAAAGAAATCTTTACAAACAATTGTGCAGCTTGTCACAGAGCAGATGCAGGAGGGCAGATTGGTCCAAACTTAACAGACGACCGTTGGATTTTAGGAGGAGGAATTAAAAACTTATTCCACACAATTACAAACGGAGGCCGTGACGGAAAAGGGATGATCGCCTGGAAAGGTACTCTGAAACCAAAAGAAATTCAAAAAGTTGCGAGTTATATTTTGTCTTTACAAGGAAGTAATCCTAAAGATCCAAAAGAAGCAGAAGGTGAAGTTTGGGTAGACGAAAGTGCACCAATCAACGATGCAACCTCAGCTGCACCAAAAAAAGATACCACAGAAGTTAAAAAATAAAATAGAATACCATGTCAAATTTACCAGACGAAGCTTTTAGAGATACCATTGGAACAATAGATGAAGGTGGTAAAAGGAAATTTATTTTTCCCAAAAAACCGTCTGGTAAATTTTATGATTACCGCAAAATAGTCAGTTATGTTTTGCTGGCAATTTTAGTCATAAATCCGTTTATAAAAGTAAACGGAAACCAGTTTATGATGTTCAATATCATTGAACGTCGTTTTAATATCTTCGGATTTCCGTTTTGGCCGCAAGATTTTTACCTCTTCGTAATTTCAATGCTTGTAGGCGTTGTATTTATAATCTTATTTACCGTTGTTTTTGGCCGAATATTTTGCGGCTGGATTTGTCCGCAGACCATCTTTCTTGAAATGGTTTTTCGCCGGATAGAATATTGGATTGACGGTGACCGCGGTTCACAATCACGTTTGGCAAGACAGGAATGGAATGCCGAAAAAATAAGAAAGAGATTGATTAAGTGGACGATTTTCTTTATAATTTCTTTCGCTATTGCAAATGTCTTTTTAGCTTATTTGGTAGGAAGTGATGCTTTGCTGCTAATGATTGAACAAGGCCCAATTCAGCAGG includes:
- a CDS encoding cbb3-type cytochrome c oxidase N-terminal domain-containing protein, whose amino-acid sequence is MKKFFPVYVRVPLIFFIVFALMEYFIDSGDKPAFIKYPMVSVFLFVFLFILIAIEVTLSAVNRVMYQLMSPEEKAKLEYENSLSLKESTWFKELMHKLTKTEPMSKEADLLMDHDYDGIKELDNNLPPWWVYLFYICIIFGVIYVVRYDVLGADDQEMELKKEMAQAKIDVEEYLKTAPDLMDEKTVVLLTDEPSLAAGKEIFTNNCAACHRADAGGQIGPNLTDDRWILGGGIKNLFHTITNGGRDGKGMIAWKGTLKPKEIQKVASYILSLQGSNPKDPKEAEGEVWVDESAPINDATSAAPKKDTTEVKK